AAGTCCTCTTTCTGAGCATCGTGGCTCTTCCGTGAGCTCTTGGCATCCACTTCTTATACATGGGACCCTCATCAGCCACAGCCTTCTTCACATAAACCTTCTCAATATCAAGCCCGTGCTGCTCTGCGTTAGCAAGCGCGCTTCTTAGAACACCTTCTACTATCTTGGCGCTCCTTTTGGGTATAACTTTGAGCTGGTAAAGGGCATTTCCCGCACTTTGACCTTGTATAACTCTCAGTACCTGCCTCACCTTGGTAGGTGATATCTTTGCATACCTCAAAACAGCTCTCACTTCCATGACTTTACCTCACTTCTTTTTGGCTACTTTTGCGGACTTTTCTGGGTGCCCCTTAAAGGTTCTGGTGGGTGCAAACTCAC
The DNA window shown above is from Hydrogenobacter thermophilus TK-6 and carries:
- the rplV gene encoding 50S ribosomal protein L22, which translates into the protein MEVRAVLRYAKISPTKVRQVLRVIQGQSAGNALYQLKVIPKRSAKIVEGVLRSALANAEQHGLDIEKVYVKKAVADEGPMYKKWMPRAHGRATMLRKRTSHITIVLEEKKEEQ